From Thermodesulfobacteriota bacterium, a single genomic window includes:
- a CDS encoding FAD-linked oxidase C-terminal domain-containing protein — MTLSERAFQALRQITGHNYCTRKKEDLVCYAYDATARKYPPDAVVFPASAEEISRILELACREKFIIVPRGSGSGMTGGSLAVNGGVVLVTSRLNRILDIDRDNLVARVEPGVITGDFHAAVERLGLFYPPDPASSAFSTLGGNVAECAGGPRAVKYGVTRDYVLGLKVVLPTGEIIHTGVSTAKGVVGYDLTRLMTGSEGTLGIIAEITLRLLPLPEDIRTMTAVFPSMKSAAQTVSRIIQQGLIPRTIEYMDNNSIRCVETSLNAGLPVDAAAILLLEVDGSPSANREALTRLEEICRDQGAVDIKTAENREAADRLWRARKAVSPALYAFAPDKINEDIVVPRNRIPDMVEMIKRIGDETGLVTASFGHAGDGNIHVNIMLDKSDSRQLQAAEKAVDELFDYTLLLGGTISGEHGIGITKSAYMGKEIGPTEMALMKKIKALFDPFNILNPGKIFSTGK; from the coding sequence ATGACGCTATCCGAAAGGGCTTTTCAGGCACTGCGGCAGATCACCGGCCACAATTACTGTACCCGGAAGAAAGAAGATCTGGTCTGTTACGCCTATGACGCTACTGCCCGGAAATACCCGCCTGATGCCGTTGTTTTCCCGGCGAGCGCGGAGGAAATTTCGCGTATTCTTGAACTGGCCTGCCGCGAAAAATTCATTATTGTCCCCCGCGGCTCCGGATCAGGCATGACCGGCGGGTCACTGGCCGTAAACGGCGGCGTGGTGCTGGTTACCAGCCGGTTGAACCGCATCCTGGATATCGACCGGGATAACCTGGTAGCCCGGGTTGAACCGGGTGTCATCACCGGGGATTTTCACGCCGCCGTGGAGCGACTCGGCCTTTTTTATCCCCCGGATCCGGCGAGCTCGGCATTTTCCACCCTGGGTGGCAATGTCGCCGAATGCGCCGGAGGCCCCCGGGCAGTCAAATACGGCGTCACCCGGGATTATGTACTGGGCCTGAAGGTGGTGCTGCCCACCGGAGAAATTATTCACACCGGAGTGTCGACCGCCAAGGGCGTAGTCGGTTATGACCTGACGCGACTGATGACGGGATCGGAAGGGACCCTGGGCATTATTGCGGAAATCACGCTGCGGCTGCTGCCCCTGCCTGAAGACATCAGAACCATGACGGCGGTTTTTCCCAGCATGAAATCCGCCGCCCAAACCGTGTCCCGTATCATTCAGCAGGGCCTCATCCCCCGAACCATTGAATACATGGACAACAACTCCATCCGTTGCGTGGAGACGAGTCTTAACGCCGGGCTTCCCGTTGACGCCGCCGCCATTCTCCTGCTGGAGGTGGACGGCTCTCCTTCAGCCAACCGTGAGGCCCTGACCCGCCTTGAGGAAATCTGCCGCGATCAAGGTGCGGTGGACATCAAAACGGCGGAAAACAGGGAAGCGGCCGACCGGCTCTGGCGAGCCAGGAAAGCGGTTTCTCCGGCACTTTATGCCTTTGCCCCGGACAAAATCAACGAGGACATCGTGGTTCCCAGAAACCGTATTCCGGATATGGTTGAAATGATCAAACGGATCGGCGACGAAACCGGCCTGGTAACAGCCAGTTTCGGCCATGCCGGTGACGGCAACATTCACGTCAATATCATGCTGGACAAAAGCGACAGCCGGCAGCTGCAGGCAGCCGAGAAGGCGGTAGACGAACTGTTTGACTATACGCTTCTTTTAGGGGGAACCATTTCCGGGGAGCATGGGATCGGCATCACCAAGTCGGCTTATATGGGAAAAGAGATCGGCCCGACGGAGATGGCGTTGATGAAAAAAATAAAGGCGCTGTTTGATCCCTTCAATATACTGAATCCCGGCAAGATATTTTCCACCGGGAAATAA
- a CDS encoding PHP domain-containing protein: MHSSNSSFDVMGACHRVLFQSPDIPQLCQAGTVVDLHFHSHYSDGANSPRKIAEKAERLGIGIAITDHNGIEGALALDRQSTILNIPGIEITSREGAHILLYFYTARSLRRFFEADVKPFLGKERMSSIALSMEDIIRKARPYEPVIIFPHPFSAMYTGICNPMFSQERQETLLSSADGVEVINSGNLKKWNLQSALLGFNLNKIMTGGSDGHSLYQMGKALTCASTPPDRTAFLDALKAGNTRVVGKEIDFIHKVASNGAKLPASVKNSGDLMGKNVRYGYALFNHKSRGVKTSMRRLFNHHLMKKSA, translated from the coding sequence ATGCACAGCAGTAACAGTTCCTTTGATGTGATGGGAGCATGCCATCGGGTTTTGTTTCAGTCGCCGGATATTCCTCAATTATGCCAGGCCGGAACCGTCGTTGACCTTCATTTTCATTCACATTATTCCGACGGCGCCAATTCCCCTCGGAAAATAGCCGAAAAAGCCGAACGGCTAGGCATCGGCATCGCCATTACCGATCACAACGGTATTGAAGGGGCGCTGGCTCTTGACCGGCAGTCAACGATCTTAAATATCCCGGGGATTGAAATCACTTCCCGTGAAGGCGCCCATATCCTTCTTTATTTTTATACCGCCCGGTCTTTGAGGCGGTTTTTCGAGGCTGACGTCAAACCGTTTCTGGGGAAGGAAAGAATGTCCTCTATCGCGCTGTCAATGGAAGACATCATCCGAAAGGCGCGGCCTTATGAGCCCGTGATCATCTTTCCTCATCCGTTCAGCGCCATGTATACCGGAATCTGTAATCCGATGTTTTCGCAGGAGAGGCAAGAAACTCTCCTCTCCTCCGCAGACGGCGTCGAAGTCATTAATTCCGGCAACCTGAAAAAGTGGAATTTACAGTCTGCTCTTCTGGGGTTTAATCTGAACAAAATCATGACCGGCGGCAGCGACGGCCACAGCCTTTACCAGATGGGTAAAGCCCTGACCTGCGCCTCCACCCCTCCGGACCGAACCGCTTTCCTGGATGCGCTCAAAGCCGGGAACACCCGGGTGGTAGGAAAAGAAATCGATTTTATTCACAAAGTCGCCTCCAACGGCGCCAAACTACCTGCCAGCGTGAAAAACTCCGGCGATCTGATGGGGAAAAACGTCCGTTACGGCTACGCGCTGTTCAATCATAAATCCCGCGGAGTGAAA
- the dnaA gene encoding chromosomal replication initiator protein DnaA: MESVWEKVKAELKTDIPSSHYMMWIEPLKWRGSENGTIALDCPNGFSKKWVEGNYSELLTSRISQAAGKPYALSLGVMTAGDQPPRGESVSETHRPEKQTKKTKPERQLLLPDLHVRPNGGRMLKKDFTFENFVVGENNDFAFSAVLSMGTKKSSLNKSLFLTSKPGMGKSHLTQALGHHALRTDTSARVYYITADDFSNEMVYAFNTKSISRFKEKYRTGCDMLLLEDVHSLAGRERTQSELAMVVDYLLDADRKVLFTDACLPGDIPGLNRQLQSRLACGLITAMEPPNFKTRVRILQKKSQLYGYQVPFDVMEYLADNLVDDVRQLESGLNNVAMKSSLLGIPVDLTLAASVVQNMSVARSRITLDTIKKLICREYGILEKDIMSRSRKQRLTWPRQVGIFLSRRFTDRSLKEIGRCYNRYHATVIHSVNCVESAIKSKRSAMQEIDLLSKKIEDGKL; the protein is encoded by the coding sequence ATGGAATCTGTCTGGGAAAAAGTTAAGGCGGAATTAAAAACAGACATCCCGTCGAGTCATTATATGATGTGGATAGAGCCGTTGAAGTGGCGTGGTTCTGAAAACGGCACGATTGCGCTCGACTGCCCTAACGGATTTTCAAAAAAATGGGTTGAAGGAAATTACAGCGAACTGCTGACGTCCAGAATCAGCCAGGCAGCGGGAAAGCCATATGCCCTGTCTTTGGGCGTTATGACCGCCGGCGACCAACCACCCCGGGGGGAATCCGTTTCCGAGACGCACCGCCCTGAAAAACAGACAAAAAAAACAAAGCCGGAGCGACAGCTTCTGTTGCCCGACCTCCATGTCCGGCCTAATGGCGGCCGAATGTTGAAAAAAGATTTTACCTTTGAAAATTTTGTTGTCGGAGAAAATAACGACTTCGCCTTTTCGGCGGTTCTCTCCATGGGAACGAAAAAAAGCAGTTTAAACAAATCCCTGTTCCTTACGTCCAAACCGGGCATGGGCAAAAGCCATCTGACCCAGGCGCTGGGTCATCACGCCTTGAGGACGGATACATCTGCGAGGGTCTACTATATTACTGCCGATGACTTTTCCAATGAAATGGTCTATGCCTTCAACACCAAATCCATCAGCCGTTTCAAGGAAAAATACAGGACCGGATGCGATATGCTGCTGCTGGAGGATGTTCATTCCCTGGCCGGGCGAGAGCGGACTCAATCTGAACTGGCCATGGTGGTCGATTATCTATTGGATGCGGACCGGAAGGTGCTGTTTACCGACGCCTGCCTTCCCGGTGATATCCCCGGGTTAAACCGGCAGTTGCAGTCCCGGCTGGCATGCGGTCTGATCACCGCCATGGAGCCGCCGAACTTTAAAACCCGGGTGCGGATCCTACAGAAAAAATCACAGCTTTATGGCTATCAGGTGCCTTTTGATGTCATGGAGTATCTGGCAGACAACCTCGTCGACGATGTGCGTCAACTGGAAAGCGGGCTCAACAATGTGGCCATGAAATCGTCGCTGCTGGGGATACCGGTCGATCTCACCCTGGCCGCCAGTGTCGTCCAGAATATGAGCGTCGCCCGCAGCCGGATAACCCTTGATACCATAAAAAAACTCATCTGCAGAGAGTACGGCATCCTGGAAAAAGATATTATGTCCCGCTCCCGGAAACAGCGTCTGACCTGGCCGCGGCAGGTAGGCATTTTTCTGTCCAGGCGGTTTACGGACCGGTCCCTCAAGGAAATCGGCCGCTGTTACAATCGATACCACGCCACCGTCATTCACTCCGTCAATTGCGTTGAAAGCGCTATCAAATCCAAGCGATCGGCCATGCAGGAGATCGATCTGCTGAGCAAAAAAATAGAAGACGGCAAATTATAA
- a CDS encoding DUF362 domain-containing protein codes for MKKPRVILRSCPEYDADAISGILNESVRDLGVTFTGNVFIKPNVVTANKKYIHNSYTHPSAVAAMAEIVKGNAVRRITIGESGGYGIPSRLFLKEAGYYEMARKSGVDLVDLNEHPVVKKPLSRARWHKHILLSRYIAEADVKIWMPKLKYHIFASITNCLKLNIGILTHRERMLYHDHRIHDKIVDLLEPGYPDLIVSDAIDITYGFESAPYPVRLGLLMIADHPLAVDVVAAHIMGYNPGDVLHLKIAAERGYGSLDLNDIDISGDIGLEDLKARPKGERRLFQSLQALDTPIRFFSGQAWETGQLCDGGCEGAVKGCLGTIEKRRSGSLRRAREGAIVCGVYDGDVILPAGRPVLMVGDCTRVMGRLEAEKIYRVRGCPIGARDLMLKIPFIFKLPSPMLDARDAALFVWNSIVKIFYILKNRLLRLS; via the coding sequence ATGAAAAAACCCAGGGTTATACTCCGCTCTTGCCCGGAATATGATGCCGACGCTATATCGGGCATCCTGAATGAATCGGTCCGCGATCTGGGCGTGACCTTTACGGGCAATGTCTTCATCAAGCCCAACGTCGTCACTGCCAATAAAAAATATATCCATAACTCCTACACCCATCCGTCTGCGGTGGCTGCCATGGCGGAGATTGTAAAGGGAAATGCCGTCCGTCGCATCACCATCGGCGAGTCCGGCGGCTATGGCATCCCTTCCCGGCTGTTTTTAAAAGAAGCGGGTTATTATGAAATGGCCCGGAAATCAGGCGTGGACCTGGTTGATTTGAACGAGCATCCGGTGGTAAAAAAACCGCTGTCCAGAGCCCGCTGGCACAAGCACATTCTCCTGTCCAGATATATAGCCGAGGCTGATGTCAAGATCTGGATGCCCAAGCTTAAGTACCATATTTTTGCCTCCATCACCAATTGCCTTAAGCTCAATATCGGAATTCTAACCCACCGTGAAAGAATGCTTTACCATGACCACCGCATACATGACAAAATCGTGGATCTGCTGGAGCCGGGTTACCCCGACCTGATTGTGTCGGACGCGATTGACATCACCTATGGGTTTGAGTCCGCTCCCTATCCGGTCCGGCTGGGGCTGCTCATGATCGCCGATCATCCTCTGGCCGTCGATGTGGTCGCCGCTCACATCATGGGATATAATCCCGGTGATGTTTTGCACCTGAAAATAGCCGCCGAACGCGGATACGGTTCGCTGGATCTTAACGACATCGATATCTCCGGTGACATCGGTTTGGAGGACCTCAAGGCCCGTCCGAAAGGGGAAAGACGGCTGTTTCAATCCCTTCAGGCGCTGGACACCCCCATCCGTTTTTTTTCCGGTCAGGCATGGGAGACCGGACAATTGTGCGACGGCGGCTGTGAGGGCGCCGTTAAGGGATGCCTGGGGACCATCGAAAAGCGCCGTTCGGGATCCCTGCGCAGGGCCCGGGAAGGCGCCATCGTCTGCGGGGTGTATGACGGAGATGTCATCCTGCCGGCCGGCCGCCCGGTACTGATGGTGGGAGACTGCACCCGGGTCATGGGCAGGCTGGAAGCAGAAAAAATATATCGCGTCAGGGGCTGCCCTATCGGCGCCCGGGATCTGATGCTGAAAATACCTTTCATCTTTAAACTTCCCAGCCCCATGCTGGATGCGCGGGACGCGGCTCTTTTTGTCTGGAATTCCATTGTTAAGATATTTTATATATTGAAAAATCGTTTGCTGCGTCTTTCCTGA
- a CDS encoding MarR family winged helix-turn-helix transcriptional regulator, giving the protein MVNDLFNSIARLSIKMRIYRAIQMAENDADDLKEREVLILELLNIQGAMSMTELSHFFPGVKQSALSMDIKRLRSDLDLIDMSVSKTDMRVHLIELSGRGKKKVKEIKAQRAKSYLPLAAAIGQDPEHIHLLNQIVNKAVELVNIEINNYAESKKAN; this is encoded by the coding sequence ATGGTAAATGACTTATTTAACAGCATAGCGCGGTTGAGCATCAAGATGAGAATCTATCGCGCCATCCAAATGGCGGAAAATGATGCCGATGATCTAAAAGAGCGGGAGGTTTTGATTCTCGAACTGCTCAACATCCAGGGAGCCATGAGTATGACGGAACTGTCTCATTTCTTCCCGGGTGTAAAACAGAGCGCCCTATCCATGGACATCAAACGCCTCAGGTCAGATCTGGACCTGATTGATATGAGCGTTTCCAAAACCGATATGCGGGTTCACCTGATCGAATTGTCCGGAAGAGGGAAGAAAAAGGTGAAAGAGATAAAAGCCCAGCGGGCAAAATCCTATCTGCCCCTGGCGGCGGCAATAGGACAAGACCCCGAGCATATTCATTTGTTAAACCAGATCGTCAATAAAGCGGTCGAGTTGGTCAATATCGAAATCAACAACTACGCGGAATCAAAGAAAGCGAATTGA
- a CDS encoding amphi-Trp domain-containing protein: protein MTTNRKKRTRDIEKTYPRKLFIAKLRRLADCLEQGKRFRIQIADEKITVPLDAVVTIEHEREGRNEEIEFQLKWHNEPR, encoded by the coding sequence ATGACTACCAACCGGAAAAAAAGAACACGGGACATTGAGAAAACCTACCCGAGGAAGCTGTTTATCGCCAAGCTTCGCCGCCTGGCCGATTGCCTGGAGCAGGGGAAACGGTTCCGCATTCAGATCGCGGATGAAAAAATTACTGTTCCCCTGGATGCCGTCGTTACCATCGAGCACGAACGGGAAGGCAGAAACGAGGAAATCGAGTTCCAGCTGAAGTGGCACAACGAGCCGCGATAA
- a CDS encoding SurA N-terminal domain-containing protein: MLQFMRQKASSWIIKALLSLIVLAFIISMGVGSYRNRDDIAAAATVNGEEISVTQFQERYYVLLDNVRQQFGNQLNEELLKMMNLKERALDQLISETLLVQKAKELGFDVSDRELSRSIKEMSLFQRDGKFNKAQYNGILQRNRLTPEIFEQQLRRDMLTRKVRDLITDNIKVSEDEARRWYDWQHSKIKIKVAVFGPENFLPLSPSEDEIGRYFTENKGKYKSGEKLEATYLRFNPDDYISRAAVDDAAIQQYYDDHQDIYQKEKTVDVSHILFKVDENASQETAAAKETEATKVYDMVTSGQDFAACAKQYSEDTSSSAGGKLGTFTREELVAPFADQAFSMEAGEISRPVRTLFGWHIIKLDRVTEASVTPLETVRVNINKTLAQKQARDLAHEEALRLFDAAINKNSVKEAAEQNGMTPQTTPLFSMTDRLEGIPGDSEFIRQAFDLQENEISDVVEINGSYYLLQVNRRLAPEEPELVAVRDKVVADLAARMRRDEAEKAANAFLNKLQAGTGMDQAAEEAHTEIIATGYFGRGENVPELGREAELSQEAQALNSQDRFVNKVIAGQDGKYYVVWLEDRKGPEQDAFSRDKESIMSQLVQAKKQEIFNSWLSSMKAQSEITQDDRILKR, encoded by the coding sequence ATGCTTCAGTTCATGCGTCAGAAAGCGTCCTCTTGGATCATCAAGGCATTATTGTCACTTATTGTGCTGGCCTTTATCATCTCAATGGGAGTAGGCAGTTATCGTAATCGCGATGATATTGCAGCGGCGGCAACCGTTAACGGAGAGGAAATCAGCGTTACCCAGTTTCAGGAACGTTATTATGTTCTGCTGGATAATGTCCGGCAGCAATTCGGTAATCAGCTGAATGAGGAACTGCTGAAGATGATGAATCTAAAGGAGCGAGCTCTGGACCAGCTGATATCGGAGACGCTTCTGGTTCAGAAGGCAAAGGAACTGGGGTTTGACGTGTCTGACCGGGAACTGTCCAGGAGCATCAAAGAGATGAGCCTTTTTCAGCGGGACGGTAAGTTCAACAAGGCTCAATACAATGGAATTCTGCAGCGGAACCGGTTGACGCCGGAAATATTCGAGCAGCAACTCCGGCGCGACATGCTGACGCGGAAAGTCAGGGACCTGATTACAGACAACATCAAAGTGTCCGAAGATGAAGCCCGCCGCTGGTATGACTGGCAGCACTCGAAGATAAAAATAAAGGTGGCCGTATTCGGCCCGGAAAACTTTCTCCCGCTCAGTCCGTCGGAAGACGAGATCGGACGTTATTTCACTGAAAACAAGGGAAAATACAAATCCGGAGAAAAACTGGAGGCGACTTATCTCCGCTTCAATCCGGATGATTATATCTCCAGAGCAGCCGTGGATGATGCCGCTATTCAGCAGTATTATGATGATCATCAGGACATCTATCAGAAAGAGAAGACCGTAGACGTCAGCCATATTTTATTTAAGGTGGATGAGAACGCCTCGCAGGAAACAGCAGCGGCCAAAGAGACGGAAGCCACGAAAGTATATGACATGGTTACCTCCGGCCAGGATTTTGCCGCCTGCGCCAAACAATATTCCGAAGATACCAGCAGCTCGGCCGGAGGAAAGCTGGGGACGTTTACCAGGGAGGAACTGGTCGCTCCTTTTGCCGATCAGGCCTTTTCCATGGAAGCAGGTGAAATCAGCCGGCCGGTTCGGACGCTGTTCGGATGGCATATCATCAAGTTGGACAGGGTGACGGAAGCCTCGGTGACGCCGCTGGAGACGGTAAGGGTCAACATCAACAAAACGCTGGCTCAAAAACAGGCCAGGGATCTGGCCCATGAAGAGGCATTAAGGTTGTTTGACGCGGCCATTAATAAAAATAGCGTGAAAGAAGCGGCGGAACAAAATGGGATGACACCTCAAACCACCCCGTTGTTTTCAATGACTGACAGACTGGAGGGAATCCCCGGAGACAGCGAATTCATCCGCCAGGCGTTTGATCTCCAGGAAAACGAGATCAGCGATGTGGTCGAAATAAACGGCAGTTATTATCTGCTCCAGGTCAACCGGCGCCTGGCGCCGGAGGAACCGGAACTGGTGGCGGTGCGGGACAAAGTGGTGGCGGACCTGGCCGCCCGGATGAGAAGGGATGAAGCTGAAAAAGCGGCTAATGCATTTTTAAATAAGCTTCAGGCCGGAACCGGAATGGATCAGGCTGCCGAAGAAGCGCATACCGAGATAATCGCCACCGGCTATTTCGGCCGTGGAGAAAACGTTCCGGAGTTGGGCCGGGAAGCCGAACTATCACAGGAGGCCCAGGCGCTTAACAGTCAGGATCGTTTTGTCAACAAGGTGATCGCCGGTCAGGACGGCAAATATTATGTCGTCTGGCTGGAAGACCGAAAGGGACCGGAGCAGGATGCCTTTTCCAGAGACAAAGAAAGCATAATGTCACAACTGGTGCAGGCTAAGAAACAGGAGATTTTTAATTCCTGGCTGTCATCCATGAAAGCGCAGAGTGAGATTACGCAGGATGATCGCATCCTGAAGCGGTGA